The following proteins come from a genomic window of Gimesia chilikensis:
- the ilvE gene encoding branched-chain-amino-acid transaminase: MSLQVYIDGKLLPKEEAKISVFDHGLLYGDGVFEGIRVYGKKVFLMQEHIDRLYESALAIRLEIPLSKEEMINAVNETVAANGIEDGYVRLVITRGAGSLGLDIRRTSNPQVIIIADNISLYDPQLYIDGLKIITAATIRNHPAALSSRVKSLNYLNNILAKIEGTDAGCIEALMLNHKGEVAECTGDNIFIIKNGVLKTPPVDAGILEGITRNAVIKLAEESGIKVEQSPFTRHDIFVADECFLTGSAAEVIPVVALDGREIGTGKPGPITKDLNEKFKQLTRS; this comes from the coding sequence ATGTCGCTCCAAGTTTATATTGACGGAAAACTGCTTCCCAAGGAAGAGGCGAAAATCAGTGTCTTCGATCATGGTCTGCTCTACGGCGACGGTGTCTTTGAGGGGATTCGGGTTTACGGTAAAAAAGTCTTCCTGATGCAGGAGCACATCGACCGTCTCTATGAGAGCGCACTGGCGATTCGCCTGGAGATTCCGCTCTCCAAGGAAGAGATGATCAATGCCGTCAATGAGACTGTGGCCGCCAACGGCATTGAAGATGGTTACGTGCGACTGGTAATCACACGCGGTGCGGGTTCTCTAGGTCTCGACATTCGTCGTACCAGCAACCCGCAGGTGATTATCATCGCCGACAATATCTCCCTGTATGATCCGCAGCTGTATATCGACGGTTTGAAGATCATCACCGCAGCGACGATCCGCAACCATCCGGCAGCGCTTTCCTCACGTGTGAAGTCGCTGAACTACCTGAATAATATCCTCGCCAAAATTGAAGGGACTGACGCCGGCTGCATCGAAGCTCTGATGCTCAATCACAAAGGGGAAGTGGCGGAGTGTACCGGCGATAATATTTTCATCATCAAGAACGGCGTACTCAAAACGCCGCCCGTAGATGCCGGCATCCTGGAAGGGATCACCCGCAACGCGGTAATCAAACTCGCTGAGGAGTCGGGAATCAAGGTCGAGCAGTCCCCCTTCACGCGGCATGACATTTTTGTCGCCGACGAATGCTTCCTGACCGGTTCTGCAGCGGAAGTCATCCCGGTGGTGGCTCTGGACGGCCGCGAGATCGGGACAGGCAAGCCAGGACCGATCACCAAAGATCTGAATGAAAAGTTCAAACAGCTGACGCGCTCCTGA
- a CDS encoding TRASH domain-containing protein, translated as MRKCCQTVVGLLCVSLLFWSLSSVQGEPDKSASTAGVKKSASLPPEIKQALSEFNSLIGGWRGVGMIKRNSRKGAWSEKAEWVWKFDPQQSGIAYEVEDGKFLKSALLSYDPEQKNYQLATILPDGTKRDYTGALQKDTLVLESQPDAEGAVYRISIRKLNEKRTLVLFEQRNQGQSFYYRLAEVGYTRAGTRLAASGSGGPECIVTGGAGTIAVSHKGKTYYVCCSGCKQAFEDDPETFIAEAKQKAEERRKQSQSR; from the coding sequence ATGCGAAAATGCTGCCAGACCGTTGTCGGCCTGTTGTGTGTGTCTCTGTTGTTCTGGTCACTCAGCAGCGTGCAGGGAGAGCCTGATAAGTCCGCGTCCACAGCCGGGGTGAAAAAATCCGCCTCCCTCCCACCGGAGATCAAGCAGGCTCTGTCCGAGTTCAACTCGTTGATTGGCGGCTGGCGGGGTGTGGGAATGATCAAACGTAATTCCCGGAAAGGGGCCTGGTCTGAGAAGGCGGAATGGGTCTGGAAATTTGACCCGCAGCAGTCAGGCATCGCTTATGAAGTTGAGGATGGCAAATTTCTGAAGTCGGCCCTGTTGTCGTACGATCCGGAACAGAAGAACTATCAACTGGCGACCATCCTGCCCGATGGTACGAAACGCGATTATACAGGCGCGCTGCAGAAAGACACACTGGTACTCGAATCTCAGCCGGATGCGGAGGGGGCCGTCTATCGGATCTCGATCCGCAAGCTGAATGAGAAGCGGACTCTGGTTCTGTTTGAACAGCGGAACCAGGGGCAGTCATTCTATTATCGACTGGCGGAAGTCGGATATACCCGGGCCGGTACGCGGCTGGCAGCCTCGGGGAGCGGCGGTCCGGAGTGCATCGTCACCGGTGGTGCCGGCACGATTGCGGTCAGCCACAAAGGCAAGACCTACTATGTCTGCTGCAGTGGCTGTAAGCAGGCGTTTGAGGACGATCCCGAGACCTTCATCGCAGAAGCGAAGCAGAAAGCGGAAGAACGCCGGAAGCAGTCGCAGTCTCGCTGA
- a CDS encoding Flp family type IVb pilin, producing MKNILNQLINDEAGFIVSAELVLISSIAVLAMIVGLSEVANNVNQELEDVGSAFSSINQTYNLCEVSGHKGELSGSNFRDCPDFCSGQWDIY from the coding sequence ATGAAAAACATCCTCAACCAACTGATCAACGACGAAGCCGGTTTCATTGTTTCTGCAGAACTGGTTCTGATTTCCTCGATCGCCGTACTGGCCATGATCGTCGGACTGTCTGAAGTCGCTAATAACGTGAACCAGGAACTGGAAGATGTCGGATCCGCTTTCTCCAGCATCAACCAGACTTATAACCTCTGCGAAGTCTCAGGTCACAAAGGGGAACTCAGCGGCAGCAATTTCCGTGACTGCCCCGACTTCTGCTCAGGTCAGTGGGACATCTACTAA
- a CDS encoding branched-chain amino acid aminotransferase, whose amino-acid sequence MNSVLIRFMNEEAGFIVSAELVLISTIAVLAMIVGLSEVAHGINQELEDVGSAFGRINQSFYVAGAHGHKACTDGSSFRDQADFCDGENDIVCDRPPRSEGNGYYY is encoded by the coding sequence ATGAATAGTGTGCTGATCCGTTTCATGAACGAGGAGGCGGGCTTTATTGTCTCTGCCGAACTGGTACTGATCTCAACGATCGCCGTCCTGGCGATGATCGTGGGGCTAAGTGAAGTCGCCCATGGTATTAACCAGGAACTGGAAGACGTCGGCTCGGCGTTTGGCCGCATCAATCAGAGTTTCTATGTCGCAGGGGCACATGGCCACAAGGCCTGCACGGACGGCAGCAGTTTCCGCGATCAGGCGGACTTCTGTGACGGCGAGAATGACATCGTCTGTGATCGTCCGCCTCGCAGCGAAGGGAACGGCTACTACTATTAA
- the fliS gene encoding flagellar export chaperone FliS — protein MNGNDYLENQVLTAKPHQLHLMVVDGALRFARKALEATESRQFEHAHFALDRSRDLVAELIGGLDSGQQPEMIEQLKALFVFVYENLNHADVKQEASYINNAIKVLEIHRESWYELMERLLESTPQEPRQPQSGPIVHPPHQIEQSAQPHQSRSWIT, from the coding sequence ATGAATGGTAATGACTACCTGGAGAATCAGGTTCTAACCGCGAAACCACACCAGTTGCATCTGATGGTGGTCGACGGGGCACTGCGTTTTGCTCGAAAAGCCCTGGAGGCCACAGAATCGAGACAGTTTGAACACGCTCACTTTGCCCTGGACCGCAGTCGCGATCTGGTTGCCGAACTGATCGGTGGACTCGATTCCGGTCAACAGCCCGAAATGATCGAACAGCTCAAGGCGTTGTTCGTGTTCGTGTACGAAAACCTGAATCATGCCGATGTGAAACAGGAAGCCAGCTATATCAATAACGCCATCAAGGTCCTCGAAATTCACCGGGAATCCTGGTACGAGCTGATGGAACGTCTGCTGGAAAGCACACCCCAGGAGCCCCGTCAGCCACAGTCGGGTCCGATCGTGCATCCGCCGCATCAAATCGAGCAGTCAGCTCAGCCTCATCAGAGCCGCTCCTGGATCACCTGA
- the fliD gene encoding flagellar filament capping protein FliD, with the protein MSGISSGVGLATGLNINEIVDAIIGVQKNALVKLSSRAQAFEATEGGIKTLEANLLTLKTATQKLNLKSTFETLKATSSDTQQFSVAANSTATAATYQLQGLQTATNHQVISDGFPDTDTTPIGTATTITISNGGELNQSRLLEELNNGAGVQRGSIRITDRDGQTEIVDLSKTLTIDDVVNQINQSATSVVASIQNDHLVISDTSSGSGTLKISEVAGGKTAADLGILKSVVGPSFDGDSVYRITEEFKLSQINDGNGITTVSGLDDFQILASDGSTFDVNLDTAQSVGDVVDLINNHASNGGNITAAVSSNGQLTLTDNTGGAGSFTVSALNGSLAARELDIETTGTGGVITGTLSGGLNSVLLRSLNGGVQSGGPVLNAGSVYIEDGAGGNATIDFSSAKTLDEVIDLINGNGSIQIEASLNQAGTGISIKDTSATSGTSIEIQDVSGNLASTLKIDTLLADNKHTVDSGSLDLRYINQNTSLSTYGKNGIEIPSGSVRIIDRDGTSFVVDLSDPETTKTIGDVLTKINDAAGTAGAQINARLNDTGDGFIVESTGGSSFDVKIEEVSGGSVAASLGILGSGTTGITSRQTTEISIEATDTLADIAEKFNASGVASATIIDDGTAFNSSRLSITSSRSGAGGELILESDYDFGFSTSVEAKDALIRIGSNPQTSFLLTSSTNSFDDAITGLEIDLLSVGDAPSTINVARDTSGIKTTIKSFVNSYNSFVDATDSLTGFDPETNQRGVLNGNSLIFNITSRLEGLLTKKLSVSNNSIKSLSELGIVFNSSGKLQLKESTLDQKLADDPTAITEFFQQEDHGFAVVMDEVITSMTDPFTGTLKAQTDSLQASALSLNTRVAELNEILEARRQRLIEQFTLQETIVNQLNSQQTALNRLNASSDK; encoded by the coding sequence ATGTCAGGCATCAGTTCCGGTGTCGGTCTGGCAACCGGATTAAATATCAATGAGATAGTAGATGCGATCATCGGCGTGCAGAAAAATGCGCTGGTGAAGTTGTCCAGCCGTGCGCAGGCGTTCGAAGCGACGGAAGGGGGCATCAAAACCCTCGAAGCCAACCTGCTGACTCTCAAGACCGCGACTCAGAAACTGAATCTGAAAAGCACCTTCGAAACCCTGAAGGCCACCAGCTCTGATACCCAGCAGTTCAGCGTCGCTGCCAACAGCACCGCCACCGCAGCCACTTACCAGTTACAGGGTCTGCAGACCGCCACTAACCACCAAGTCATATCCGATGGTTTCCCCGATACTGACACCACCCCCATCGGGACCGCGACCACGATTACAATTTCCAACGGCGGGGAACTGAATCAGTCCAGGTTACTGGAAGAACTCAACAACGGCGCGGGAGTGCAGCGCGGCAGCATTCGGATCACAGACCGTGACGGTCAGACCGAAATCGTCGATCTTTCCAAGACACTGACCATTGACGATGTCGTCAATCAGATCAACCAGTCAGCCACATCGGTGGTTGCCAGCATTCAGAATGATCACCTGGTCATCAGCGATACCAGTTCGGGTTCGGGAACCCTGAAAATCAGTGAAGTGGCTGGCGGAAAAACAGCTGCCGACCTGGGAATTCTGAAATCCGTCGTTGGTCCCTCTTTTGACGGTGATTCTGTTTACCGCATCACCGAAGAATTCAAACTGTCACAAATCAACGACGGTAACGGCATTACAACCGTCAGCGGCCTGGATGATTTTCAGATCCTTGCTTCGGACGGCAGTACCTTTGATGTCAACCTGGATACAGCTCAGTCGGTTGGCGACGTGGTCGATCTGATCAACAACCATGCTTCCAACGGTGGTAATATTACCGCAGCCGTCTCCAGTAACGGACAACTGACCCTGACCGACAACACCGGCGGGGCAGGATCCTTCACCGTCAGTGCGCTGAATGGATCACTGGCGGCTCGGGAACTGGATATCGAAACGACAGGTACTGGCGGCGTTATCACGGGCACACTCAGCGGAGGGTTGAATTCGGTCCTGCTCAGAAGTCTGAATGGGGGAGTCCAGTCCGGGGGACCGGTTTTAAATGCCGGGTCGGTATACATCGAAGATGGGGCGGGAGGAAATGCGACGATCGATTTCTCTTCCGCAAAAACACTGGACGAGGTAATCGATCTCATCAATGGCAACGGCAGTATTCAGATTGAAGCCAGTCTGAATCAGGCGGGAACCGGTATTTCCATCAAGGATACTTCCGCCACCTCGGGTACATCGATTGAAATTCAGGACGTGAGTGGCAATCTCGCGAGCACACTCAAAATCGACACACTGCTGGCAGATAACAAACATACGGTCGACTCAGGCTCACTAGACCTGCGGTACATCAATCAGAATACCTCGCTGTCGACCTATGGTAAAAACGGCATCGAGATCCCTTCGGGCAGCGTTCGCATTATCGACCGCGACGGTACCAGCTTCGTAGTCGACCTGTCCGACCCGGAGACGACCAAAACCATCGGCGATGTGCTCACAAAAATCAACGATGCCGCAGGGACCGCGGGCGCTCAGATCAATGCCCGCCTGAACGACACCGGCGATGGATTCATCGTGGAAAGCACCGGCGGCAGTTCATTTGATGTAAAGATCGAAGAAGTTTCAGGAGGTTCGGTCGCAGCCAGTCTGGGTATTCTGGGTTCCGGAACTACCGGCATTACCAGTCGGCAAACCACGGAAATTTCCATCGAAGCAACCGACACCCTGGCAGACATCGCCGAGAAGTTCAATGCCTCTGGAGTGGCCTCCGCTACGATCATCGACGACGGAACCGCCTTTAATTCATCGCGGCTGTCAATCACATCTTCACGCAGTGGTGCAGGCGGCGAGTTGATTCTGGAAAGCGACTATGATTTCGGGTTTTCGACCTCCGTCGAAGCCAAAGACGCGTTGATCCGCATCGGCAGTAACCCCCAGACATCCTTCCTGCTGACTTCATCGACCAACAGTTTCGATGATGCCATCACCGGACTGGAAATCGATCTGCTCTCGGTCGGAGACGCACCGTCCACAATCAATGTGGCCCGCGATACATCCGGCATCAAAACAACGATCAAGAGCTTCGTGAACTCCTACAACAGTTTTGTCGATGCGACCGATAGCCTGACAGGCTTTGATCCAGAGACAAACCAGCGCGGGGTTCTCAACGGGAACAGCCTGATCTTTAACATCACTTCCCGACTGGAAGGTCTGCTGACGAAAAAACTTTCCGTCAGCAACAACTCGATCAAGAGCCTGTCCGAGTTGGGGATTGTGTTCAACAGCAGCGGCAAACTGCAACTCAAAGAAAGCACGCTGGATCAGAAGCTGGCCGACGACCCCACTGCGATCACGGAATTCTTCCAGCAGGAAGATCATGGCTTTGCTGTGGTGATGGATGAAGTCATCACCTCAATGACTGACCCGTTCACCGGCACATTGAAAGCACAAACAGATTCACTCCAGGCTTCTGCCCTGTCTCTCAACACCCGGGTTGCGGAACTGAACGAGATTCTGGAAGCACGACGACAACGCCTGATTGAGCAGTTCACTCTGCAGGAAACGATAGTGAATCAGCTGAACTCTCAGCAAACCGCTTTGAACAGGCTTAATGCATCATCCGATAAGTAA
- a CDS encoding class I SAM-dependent methyltransferase, producing MADKKGLLRGNVGESQNQSTSDLDALNAVERYWESGVGSNLNKLDAFTKYVSRQSITKLLARYEIFQQQLEVNGSVVELGVHRGASLMAWAHFSAILEPVNYLRKIIGFDTFEGFPSLSDKDTSGTSEHLEVGGFKSEENAMEDIQKAVELYDSTRYLNHISKVELVKGDISVTLPEYLEKNQHLVVSLLHLDADLYEPTKVALELLIPRMPKGAIIAFDELNMDLFPGETLAAMETLGLPNLRLKRFPFATSLSYAIIE from the coding sequence ATGGCAGATAAAAAAGGCCTGTTACGGGGCAATGTTGGTGAATCACAGAATCAGTCTACCAGCGACCTGGACGCACTAAACGCGGTTGAGCGTTACTGGGAATCCGGCGTCGGTTCCAATCTGAACAAGCTGGATGCGTTCACCAAATATGTCTCCCGGCAGTCAATCACCAAACTGCTGGCGCGTTATGAAATTTTTCAGCAGCAGCTGGAGGTGAATGGTTCTGTAGTGGAACTCGGCGTGCACCGCGGTGCCAGTCTCATGGCCTGGGCACACTTCAGCGCAATTCTGGAACCGGTTAACTACCTGCGAAAAATCATCGGCTTCGACACCTTTGAAGGCTTCCCTTCCCTGAGTGACAAGGACACCTCAGGCACCAGTGAGCATCTGGAAGTCGGCGGTTTCAAGTCGGAAGAAAACGCCATGGAGGATATTCAGAAAGCAGTCGAACTCTACGATTCAACCCGCTACCTCAACCATATTTCCAAGGTGGAGCTGGTGAAAGGCGATATCAGTGTGACTCTGCCTGAGTACCTCGAAAAAAATCAGCACTTGGTCGTTTCACTTTTACACCTGGACGCCGACCTGTATGAACCGACAAAAGTGGCACTGGAGCTGTTGATCCCGCGGATGCCCAAAGGAGCGATTATCGCCTTCGACGAACTCAACATGGACCTGTTCCCGGGTGAAACTCTGGCAGCGATGGAAACTCTGGGACTCCCTAATCTCAGACTCAAACGCTTCCCGTTCGCAACTTCGCTGTCGTATGCCATCATTGAATAA
- a CDS encoding phytanoyl-CoA dioxygenase family protein: MLPVNQLCTLDCPQDGYVLSDQQLEQYAAEGVLLVKQLFAPADLQPMCTELSGRLSLLEQHYGLEVQEDASQIAQISDRLQQLEQRCPGAQSILYDAMNAAPSLHASGTHPRLMSLLQQLLSPEISIHDRYIILMSMPDAEWHLASWHQDWYYNEGPWSTITLYAPLQNTDHRNGSLTFALGEHQKPPVPHDEHDHGIRTKWHSLPPDVVQGFDRVVPTALEAGDVLLFHSLTPHTPSKNQSEHVRFVLNLRYRDLRDPQFLKDGWRIKEITHARKAMQRTAS; the protein is encoded by the coding sequence ATGTTACCCGTAAATCAATTATGCACACTGGATTGCCCACAAGACGGTTACGTACTCTCTGATCAACAGTTGGAACAGTACGCGGCGGAGGGGGTGCTGCTGGTGAAACAGTTATTTGCCCCTGCGGATTTGCAACCAATGTGTACCGAGCTGTCAGGTCGCTTGAGCCTGCTCGAACAGCATTACGGACTCGAAGTTCAGGAAGATGCCAGCCAGATCGCGCAAATCAGCGATCGCCTGCAGCAGCTTGAACAGCGCTGCCCCGGCGCTCAGAGCATTCTCTATGATGCAATGAACGCTGCACCTTCCCTGCACGCGTCCGGGACTCATCCCAGACTGATGTCACTGCTGCAACAGTTACTCTCACCTGAAATTTCCATCCATGACCGCTATATCATTTTGATGAGCATGCCCGATGCGGAATGGCACCTGGCCTCATGGCACCAGGACTGGTACTACAACGAGGGCCCCTGGTCGACGATCACGCTTTACGCGCCGCTGCAGAACACAGACCACCGGAACGGTAGTCTGACTTTCGCACTGGGAGAACATCAGAAACCACCGGTTCCCCATGACGAACATGATCACGGTATTCGAACGAAATGGCACTCACTCCCCCCCGATGTAGTTCAGGGATTTGACCGTGTCGTGCCGACCGCTCTGGAGGCCGGCGATGTTCTGCTGTTTCACAGCCTGACACCACATACACCCAGTAAGAACCAGTCCGAGCATGTCCGCTTCGTGTTAAACCTACGCTACCGCGATTTGCGTGACCCGCAGTTTCTGAAGGATGGCTGGCGAATCAAAGAAATCACACACGCCCGCAAAGCCATGCAACGAACCGCTTCCTGA